Proteins from one Devosia chinhatensis genomic window:
- the lepA gene encoding translation elongation factor 4, producing the protein MTTPLSNIRNFSIVAHIDHGKSTLADRLIQMTGGLDLREMKEQVLDSMDIERERGITIKAQTVRLNYKAKDGQDYVLNLIDTPGHVDFAYEVSRSMAAVEGSLLVVDASQGVEAQTLANVYHAIDANHEIVPVLNKVDLPAADVERVKTQIEDVIGIDASEAVEISAKTGLNIDAVLEAIVTRLPAPKGELNAPLKALLVDSWYDTYLGVVVLVRIIDGVMKKGQRIRMMASGAVYELDRVAVTTPKLVEVKELGPGELGVFTASIKEVADTNVGDTITEDKKPTQNALPGFRPAQPVVFCGLFPVDASDFDELRAAMGKLRLNDASFSFEMETSAALGFGFRCGFLGLLHLEIIQERLSREFDLDLIATAPSVVYEVELTSGETMHLHNPADLPDVMKIKEIREPWIKATILTPDEYLGAILKLCQDRRGIQTNLSYVGQRAMVEYELPLNEVVFDFYDRLKSISKGYASFDYQLGEHREGDLVKLSILVNAEPVDALSMLVHRSVAESRGRIMCEKLKELIPPHLFVIPIQAAIGGKIIARETVRAMRKDVTAKCYGGDATRKRKLLEKQKAGKKRMRQFGSVEIPQEAFIKALKMGDD; encoded by the coding sequence ATGACCACGCCGCTCAGCAATATCCGCAATTTTTCCATCGTCGCTCATATCGACCATGGCAAGTCCACGCTCGCCGACCGCCTCATCCAGATGACGGGCGGGCTCGATCTGCGCGAAATGAAGGAACAGGTTCTCGACTCGATGGATATCGAGCGCGAGCGTGGCATCACCATCAAGGCGCAGACCGTCCGGCTCAACTACAAGGCCAAGGACGGGCAGGATTACGTGCTCAACCTCATCGACACGCCCGGCCACGTCGACTTCGCCTATGAAGTGTCGCGCTCCATGGCCGCCGTCGAGGGTTCGCTCCTGGTCGTCGATGCCTCGCAGGGCGTCGAGGCGCAGACGCTGGCCAATGTCTATCACGCCATCGACGCCAATCACGAGATCGTGCCGGTCCTCAACAAGGTCGACCTGCCCGCTGCCGATGTCGAGCGCGTCAAGACCCAGATCGAGGACGTCATCGGCATCGATGCGTCCGAGGCGGTGGAGATTTCGGCCAAGACCGGGCTCAATATCGATGCGGTCCTCGAGGCCATCGTCACTCGCCTGCCCGCACCCAAGGGCGAACTCAATGCCCCGCTCAAGGCGCTGCTCGTCGACAGCTGGTACGACACCTATCTGGGCGTCGTGGTGCTGGTGCGCATCATCGACGGGGTGATGAAGAAGGGCCAGCGCATCCGCATGATGGCCTCGGGCGCCGTCTACGAGCTGGATCGCGTCGCTGTCACCACGCCCAAGCTGGTCGAGGTCAAGGAACTGGGCCCGGGCGAACTGGGCGTCTTTACCGCCTCGATCAAGGAAGTGGCCGATACCAATGTCGGCGACACCATCACCGAGGACAAAAAGCCCACCCAGAACGCCCTGCCCGGCTTCCGTCCGGCGCAGCCAGTGGTGTTCTGCGGCCTGTTCCCGGTCGATGCCTCGGACTTCGACGAGCTGCGCGCCGCCATGGGCAAGCTCAGGCTCAACGATGCCAGCTTCTCGTTTGAAATGGAAACGTCGGCTGCGCTGGGCTTCGGCTTCCGCTGCGGTTTCTTGGGGCTGCTGCACCTCGAAATCATCCAGGAGCGCCTCAGCCGCGAATTCGATCTCGATCTCATCGCCACCGCCCCTTCGGTGGTCTATGAGGTCGAGCTGACGAGCGGGGAAACCATGCATCTGCACAATCCGGCCGACCTGCCGGACGTGATGAAGATCAAGGAAATCCGCGAGCCCTGGATCAAGGCGACCATTCTGACGCCGGATGAATATCTGGGCGCCATCCTCAAGCTCTGCCAGGACCGGCGCGGCATCCAGACCAACCTGTCCTATGTCGGCCAGCGTGCCATGGTTGAATACGAATTGCCGCTCAACGAAGTGGTGTTCGATTTCTACGACCGGCTGAAGTCGATCTCCAAGGGCTATGCCAGCTTCGACTACCAGCTGGGCGAACATCGCGAAGGTGACCTCGTCAAGCTCTCGATCCTGGTCAATGCCGAACCGGTCGATGCGCTCTCCATGCTGGTGCACCGCAGCGTGGCGGAATCGCGCGGGCGCATCATGTGCGAAAAGCTCAAGGAGCTGATCCCGCCGCACCTGTTCGTCATTCCCATCCAGGCGGCCATCGGCGGCAAGATCATCGCCCGTGAAACCGTCCGCGCCATGCGCAAGGACGTGACGGCCAAGTGTTATGGCGGCGACGCTACCCGCAAGCGCAAGCTGCTCGAAAAGCAGAAGGCGGGCAAGAAACGCATGCGCCAGTTCGGTTCGGTGGAAATTCCCCAGGAAGCCTTCATCAAGGCCCTCAAGATGGGTGACGACTGA
- a CDS encoding NAD(P)/FAD-dependent oxidoreductase: MDDVIILGAGIVGIATGIHLLRRGRSVTLVDKSAPGRETSFGNAGIIQREGVRPHAFPRDLQTLLQVGLHLSTAARYEPLALPKLAPPLLRYWWESSPDHYRKVVQSYAPLIGRSILTHDDLIKAVGPEADALISRYGWHLAFRSQDKFEKEIRKAQGDHEQFGIGYKALDWPALKAAEPNLLGKLVGAIHWTDPWTVKDPGALVGLYFGLFEKLGGTFVHGAADGLRQDGANWITRVDGQALRARQAVIALGPWAPDVLEPLGYRLPLFVKRGYHMHYAAADDAALRHLLLDPEVGYAMAPMAAGIRITTGAEFSLRDAAPTPIQLAKAEKAARELFPLGARLDPQPWKGARPCTPDMMPIISQAPGHAGLYVGIGHAHHGFTLGPATGELLAQMMTHEDTAIDVHPFRMGRFLGA, translated from the coding sequence ATGGACGACGTCATCATTCTGGGCGCTGGCATTGTCGGGATCGCGACGGGCATCCACCTGTTGCGGCGCGGGCGCAGCGTCACCCTTGTCGACAAGAGCGCGCCGGGCCGGGAAACCAGTTTCGGAAATGCCGGCATCATCCAGCGCGAAGGCGTGCGCCCCCATGCTTTCCCCCGCGACTTGCAGACCCTGTTGCAGGTGGGGCTGCACCTGTCCACGGCTGCCCGCTATGAACCGCTGGCGCTGCCCAAGCTGGCGCCACCGCTCTTGCGCTATTGGTGGGAATCGTCCCCCGACCATTATCGCAAGGTCGTGCAATCCTATGCGCCGCTGATCGGACGCTCCATCCTGACCCACGACGATCTCATCAAGGCCGTGGGGCCAGAGGCGGACGCGCTGATTTCCCGCTATGGCTGGCATCTTGCCTTTCGCAGCCAGGACAAGTTCGAAAAGGAAATCCGCAAGGCCCAGGGCGACCACGAACAGTTCGGCATCGGCTACAAAGCGCTCGATTGGCCAGCGCTCAAGGCAGCCGAGCCCAATCTGCTGGGCAAGCTGGTCGGCGCCATCCACTGGACCGATCCCTGGACCGTGAAGGACCCCGGCGCGCTGGTGGGTCTTTACTTCGGCCTCTTCGAAAAGCTGGGCGGCACCTTCGTGCACGGCGCGGCCGACGGCTTGCGCCAGGACGGCGCGAATTGGATCACCCGGGTCGATGGGCAAGCCCTGCGCGCCCGGCAGGCCGTCATTGCGCTCGGCCCCTGGGCGCCCGATGTGCTCGAACCGCTGGGCTATCGCCTGCCGCTATTCGTCAAGCGCGGCTATCACATGCATTATGCCGCTGCCGATGACGCCGCTCTGCGTCACCTGCTGCTCGACCCCGAGGTCGGATATGCCATGGCACCCATGGCCGCGGGCATTCGCATCACCACCGGCGCCGAATTTTCGCTCCGCGATGCCGCGCCGACACCCATCCAGCTGGCCAAGGCCGAAAAGGCGGCGCGCGAGCTTTTTCCGCTCGGTGCCCGGCTCGACCCCCAGCCGTGGAAGGGGGCGCGTCCCTGCACCCCCGACATGATGCCGATTATTTCCCAGGCTCCTGGCCATGCCGGGTTATATGTGGGCATCGGCCATGCCCATCACGGCTTTACGCTCGGGCCGGCAACCGGGGAGCTTCTCGCCCAGATGATGACGCACGAAGACACTGCCATCGACGTGCACCCCTTCCGCATGGGGCGGTTTCTGGGGGCCTGA
- a CDS encoding alpha/beta fold hydrolase, with amino-acid sequence MPYLETRDGTELYFKEWGEGRPVILLHGWPLSADSWDDGALAFANAGYRAIAYDRRGFGRSDQPWTGYDYDTLSDDLADVIEATDAEDAALIGFSMGGGEVARYMSRHGGRNVTQAGLVASVVPYMLKTADNPDGTPQDVFDGMTEGMKADRAKFFTDFFKTFFGLSLLDHPTSDDEAHHAWLVAMQAGLRPTLACAEAFATTDFRPDLASFSVPTLIVHGTADKTVPIDAAGRAAAKGIANSTLVEYEGAPHGLFATHKDQLIADLLDFLKR; translated from the coding sequence ATGCCTTACCTCGAGACCCGGGACGGGACTGAACTCTATTTCAAGGAATGGGGCGAAGGTCGTCCCGTCATCCTTCTTCATGGCTGGCCGCTCTCGGCCGACAGTTGGGACGATGGCGCCCTGGCCTTCGCCAATGCCGGCTATCGCGCCATTGCCTATGATCGGCGTGGCTTCGGCCGCTCCGACCAGCCCTGGACCGGATATGATTACGATACGCTCAGCGATGACCTCGCCGATGTGATCGAAGCCACAGATGCCGAAGACGCCGCGTTGATCGGTTTTTCCATGGGTGGAGGCGAGGTGGCCCGCTACATGTCGCGTCATGGCGGCCGCAATGTCACACAGGCTGGCCTCGTTGCCTCGGTCGTGCCCTATATGCTCAAGACCGCGGACAATCCCGACGGCACGCCCCAGGATGTGTTCGACGGGATGACCGAGGGCATGAAGGCGGACCGGGCCAAGTTCTTCACGGACTTCTTCAAGACCTTCTTCGGTCTGTCGCTGCTCGATCATCCCACCTCGGACGATGAGGCCCATCACGCCTGGCTCGTGGCGATGCAGGCGGGTCTGCGCCCCACCCTGGCCTGTGCCGAAGCCTTCGCGACCACCGACTTCCGTCCCGACCTCGCGAGCTTCTCCGTGCCGACGCTGATCGTGCATGGCACCGCCGACAAGACCGTGCCGATTGATGCGGCCGGTCGTGCGGCAGCCAAGGGCATCGCCAATTCGACCCTCGTGGAATATGAGGGCGCCCCCCACGGGCTCTTTGCAACGCACAAGGACCAGCTGATCGCCGACCTGCTGGATTTCCTCAAGCGATAA
- a CDS encoding extensin family protein, giving the protein MRAMSFALAILLAAAPPLAAQDIFQPLQDLVEELVPQRAAPRPAPEPVRPVPPTPAAERPGAEAEEPTDAPPLPRPRPEDAQEAEIAAEPEPDTAAPASGVVEPSASAEPDRVYQTACPALLSGRVVGEMLPPITEGICEERSPLSVNAVSANGHEIGFSSPVTTNCAMADALADWVAEVDAYATAALKTPVTTLNTGTSMMCRNRNGGDESFVSEHGFANALDVVGFTLEDGTNIAVEADWLPASAPEGRLLRQAHGAACARFTTVLGPEANAEHEDHLHLDLGCHGQACTARICE; this is encoded by the coding sequence ATGCGCGCCATGTCCTTTGCCCTCGCCATCCTTCTCGCTGCGGCCCCGCCTCTGGCTGCGCAGGATATTTTTCAGCCTCTTCAGGACCTGGTGGAAGAGCTCGTGCCTCAGCGCGCCGCCCCGCGTCCGGCGCCTGAGCCGGTGCGGCCCGTGCCGCCCACGCCTGCAGCCGAACGGCCTGGAGCCGAAGCGGAGGAGCCGACCGATGCGCCGCCTCTGCCAAGACCCCGGCCCGAGGACGCACAGGAGGCCGAGATCGCCGCCGAGCCCGAACCCGACACGGCGGCCCCAGCCTCCGGCGTTGTCGAGCCGTCAGCCAGTGCCGAGCCGGACCGCGTCTATCAGACCGCTTGCCCCGCCCTGCTCTCGGGCCGTGTGGTGGGCGAGATGCTGCCGCCCATAACCGAGGGCATTTGCGAAGAGCGGTCGCCGCTCTCGGTAAACGCCGTCAGCGCCAATGGGCATGAGATCGGCTTTTCGAGCCCCGTCACGACCAATTGCGCCATGGCCGACGCGCTGGCCGACTGGGTGGCCGAGGTGGATGCCTATGCGACGGCCGCGCTCAAGACACCCGTCACCACGCTCAATACCGGCACCTCGATGATGTGCCGCAATCGCAATGGCGGCGACGAGAGCTTTGTCTCCGAGCACGGCTTTGCCAATGCCCTCGATGTGGTCGGCTTCACCCTGGAAGACGGCACGAACATTGCTGTCGAAGCCGACTGGCTCCCCGCCTCGGCGCCTGAAGGCAGGCTCTTGCGCCAGGCCCATGGCGCGGCCTGCGCACGCTTCACCACCGTTCTGGGGCCCGAAGCCAATGCCGAGCACGAGGATCATTTGCACCTCGATCTCGGCTGTCACGGTCAGGCCTGCACGGCGCGAATTTGCGAGTGA
- a CDS encoding copper chaperone PCu(A)C — protein sequence MTRYRFAVALTFAAAAALAPGLPAWAQATASHADAPLQDAAPVTIGAIEISGAFTRATLPNAPVAGGFMTITNTGTEDDRLVGVETGIAKEGQIHEMAMEGDVMKMRQLTDGLLIPAGESVSLAPGGYHLMFMGLNAAIAEGDAVPVTLIFEKAGTITLDLMAGGTAASQAMGH from the coding sequence ATGACCCGATATCGTTTCGCCGTCGCCCTCACCTTCGCTGCCGCCGCAGCCTTGGCGCCCGGCCTGCCCGCCTGGGCCCAGGCCACTGCGAGCCATGCCGACGCCCCCCTGCAGGACGCAGCACCGGTCACTATCGGTGCGATCGAGATTTCAGGTGCCTTCACCCGCGCCACCTTGCCCAATGCGCCGGTGGCGGGCGGCTTCATGACCATCACCAATACCGGCACCGAGGACGATCGCCTGGTCGGTGTCGAAACCGGCATCGCCAAGGAAGGCCAAATTCACGAAATGGCCATGGAGGGCGATGTGATGAAAATGCGCCAGCTTACCGATGGCCTTCTGATCCCGGCCGGTGAAAGCGTGTCGCTGGCGCCGGGCGGCTATCACCTCATGTTCATGGGCCTCAACGCCGCTATTGCCGAGGGAGACGCGGTGCCGGTGACGCTCATTTTCGAGAAGGCGGGCACAATCACCCTGGACCTGATGGCCGGCGGCACGGCCGCGTCGCAGGCCATGGGGCACTAA
- a CDS encoding LysR substrate-binding domain-containing protein → MSKSFPIPLNALRAIEIVARRGALAPAAEELGVTVGAVSQHLRRAEERLGVELFARTPQGLRPLPALLAVLPLLSGGFGQSQEGLAGLNGAHDSVLNVTVGSVFASRWLIWRVRKFATLPQGLEVRLNVTAEMVDLSRPDIDCGIRYGDGHWPGTRSSLIGGQEYQPVCSPLLLERLSTPAHLAGVPVIADNTSMLDWPNWLSSAGVDPKMKLSGPHYSDASLAFDAAIDGQGVLLAADMMSADAVSDGRLVRPFEHPVRSPRGYYLAVAQGRRESHKLKLFRDWLAAETAASARGYRFQAAD, encoded by the coding sequence ATGAGCAAGAGCTTTCCCATTCCCCTCAACGCGCTGCGGGCCATCGAGATCGTGGCCCGGCGCGGGGCGCTGGCGCCGGCGGCCGAGGAACTGGGCGTAACAGTCGGGGCCGTCAGCCAGCATTTGCGCCGCGCCGAGGAGCGGCTGGGCGTCGAACTCTTCGCCCGTACGCCACAGGGCCTGCGCCCCCTGCCGGCCCTGCTCGCCGTGCTGCCGCTGCTTTCGGGCGGGTTCGGCCAATCGCAAGAGGGACTGGCCGGCCTGAACGGCGCCCATGACAGCGTCCTCAATGTCACGGTGGGCAGCGTCTTCGCGTCACGCTGGCTGATCTGGCGCGTGCGCAAATTCGCCACCCTGCCGCAGGGGCTGGAAGTGCGCCTCAACGTCACCGCGGAAATGGTGGACCTGTCGCGGCCCGACATCGATTGCGGGATCCGCTACGGAGATGGCCACTGGCCGGGCACCCGGTCCAGCCTGATCGGCGGGCAAGAGTACCAGCCTGTCTGCTCGCCGCTATTGCTGGAGCGCCTGTCGACGCCCGCGCATCTGGCCGGGGTGCCGGTTATTGCCGACAATACCTCCATGCTGGACTGGCCCAACTGGCTCTCCAGCGCCGGGGTTGATCCGAAGATGAAGCTTTCCGGTCCACACTATTCCGATGCTTCCCTGGCCTTCGATGCGGCCATCGATGGGCAGGGCGTGCTGCTGGCCGCCGATATGATGAGTGCCGATGCGGTCAGCGACGGGCGGCTTGTGCGGCCTTTCGAGCATCCGGTGCGCAGTCCGCGCGGCTATTACCTCGCCGTTGCGCAGGGCCGCCGGGAAAGCCACAAGCTCAAGCTGTTCCGCGACTGGCTCGCTGCCGAAACGGCCGCCAGCGCCCGTGGGTACCGGTTTCAGGCTGCGGATTAG
- a CDS encoding SCO family protein yields MRLLHLRTALWSLVAVAALSATGLYAYTTMVRPTSVAGLGQGDYRLQTADGETFTRDSLTGSPSMLFFGFTHCPEVCPTSLAEMTSWYDRLGAEARDLKAYFVTVDPERDTAEIIGDYVSWTSHVTGLTGSPEEVEKAAKAWAVYYEKVPLEGGDYTMDHTASVFLLDRNGDFQGTIAYRESSDTAIAKLRRLIGS; encoded by the coding sequence ATGCGCCTTTTGCATCTGCGCACGGCGCTCTGGTCGCTCGTGGCAGTGGCGGCTCTCTCCGCCACCGGGCTCTATGCCTATACGACAATGGTCCGGCCCACTTCGGTGGCCGGGCTGGGGCAAGGGGATTACCGGCTGCAAACCGCGGACGGGGAAACCTTTACCCGCGACAGCCTCACGGGCAGCCCGTCCATGCTGTTCTTCGGCTTTACCCATTGCCCGGAAGTCTGCCCCACCTCGCTGGCCGAGATGACGAGCTGGTATGACCGGCTGGGCGCTGAAGCCCGGGACCTCAAGGCCTATTTCGTCACTGTCGACCCCGAGCGCGACACGGCCGAGATCATCGGCGACTACGTGTCGTGGACGAGCCATGTGACCGGCCTCACCGGCTCGCCGGAAGAGGTCGAAAAGGCCGCCAAGGCCTGGGCGGTATATTACGAAAAAGTGCCGCTCGAAGGAGGCGATTACACCATGGACCATACCGCCTCGGTGTTCCTGCTCGACCGCAATGGCGACTTCCAGGGCACTATAGCCTATCGCGAAAGCAGCGACACGGCGATCGCCAAGCTCCGCCGGTTGATCGGAAGCTAG
- a CDS encoding PBP1A family penicillin-binding protein has translation MAAASTGMGQTMAFSVDTERPAGGNGGGGKPSKSGGKPPRKGKAEPARPRKKKRRSGGFLIGLLWWGFVACLWGGLAVIGIIVYYGAQLPAANTWAIPERPPNIRILAADGTLISNRGQTGGEAVTFRELPQYVPAAFIASEDRRFMSHFGVDPIGLMAVAVESVQARGVTRGASTITQQVAKNLFLTPDQTLGRKVQEAILAVWLEQNFTKEEILELYMNRVFFGQGATGIEAAAQTYFGVSARNLSLGQAAMLVGILPAPSVYNPKTNPDRARERQRLVLNSMAQEGYITREEADAARIDPDQQVRTVVRGSESYVADWVESLMTSYIGDIENDVIVQTTIDYKLQRDAEFIVKEAVANEGSNRGFSQGALVAMDVDGKVRAMVGGVDYQASQYNRAVTAKRQPGSTFKPFVYLAAMEKGYTPDTLAEDAQFEYNGWSPRNATGNYAGTVTLRQGLAYSLNTIAGRLAIDVTPEKVVEVAMRMGISSNLTPVPSIALGTQEVNLLELTSAYAPFANGGNGVIPNVITNISDVEGKVLYEASDAGPGRVIDPTVLAQMNDMLETAVEVGTGRGASVGGWEYAGKTGTSQESRDALFVGYTSAMVTGVWLGNDDNRGTRLSGGNVPASIWSQFMAKAHEGRSPAPIPGGSYAGQMIAQQMIDPNTGQPLIDPNTGQPMVQYVDGGTGQPVQTMTDPATGQTYAIDPTTGQPIEGLQPVQGQSANPPIQTGVMTDPATGMQYDATTGQMITDGTQQGGWEQFDQGQSVTYDANGQAIDPVTGYPLQGQSNGFDNSAPIDPDTGLPMILVVDPATGEQVWVPSAPAAQNQQVYVQPQQQGQFAPPADMGQQPVYQQQNSQRTLMDLIFGN, from the coding sequence ATGGCCGCAGCGTCGACCGGCATGGGCCAGACCATGGCCTTTTCGGTGGATACCGAGCGTCCGGCCGGCGGCAATGGGGGCGGCGGCAAGCCGTCGAAATCGGGGGGCAAACCGCCGCGCAAGGGCAAGGCCGAGCCTGCCCGGCCGCGCAAGAAGAAACGCCGCTCGGGCGGATTTCTCATCGGCCTTTTGTGGTGGGGCTTTGTCGCCTGCCTCTGGGGCGGGCTGGCCGTTATCGGCATCATCGTCTATTACGGCGCGCAATTGCCGGCCGCCAATACCTGGGCCATTCCCGAGCGTCCGCCCAATATCCGCATTCTTGCCGCCGATGGCACGCTGATCTCCAATCGCGGCCAGACCGGCGGCGAAGCGGTGACCTTCCGCGAACTGCCGCAATATGTGCCGGCCGCATTCATCGCCTCCGAAGACCGCCGCTTCATGAGCCATTTCGGCGTCGATCCGATCGGCCTGATGGCGGTTGCGGTGGAATCGGTGCAGGCCCGCGGCGTGACCCGCGGGGCGTCCACCATCACCCAGCAGGTGGCCAAGAACCTCTTCCTCACGCCCGACCAGACCCTGGGCCGCAAGGTCCAGGAAGCCATCCTTGCCGTCTGGCTGGAGCAGAACTTCACCAAGGAAGAAATTCTCGAACTCTACATGAACCGGGTCTTCTTCGGACAGGGTGCCACCGGCATCGAGGCCGCAGCCCAGACCTATTTCGGTGTCTCGGCGCGCAATCTCTCGCTCGGCCAGGCTGCGATGCTCGTGGGCATCCTGCCGGCGCCTTCTGTCTATAATCCCAAGACCAATCCCGACCGCGCCCGCGAACGGCAGCGCCTGGTGCTCAATTCGATGGCGCAGGAAGGCTATATTACCCGCGAGGAAGCCGATGCTGCCCGTATCGATCCCGACCAGCAGGTCCGCACTGTGGTGCGCGGCTCGGAATCCTACGTCGCCGACTGGGTCGAGAGCCTGATGACGTCCTATATCGGCGATATCGAGAACGACGTGATCGTGCAGACCACCATCGACTACAAGCTGCAGCGCGATGCCGAATTCATCGTCAAGGAAGCCGTGGCCAATGAAGGCAGCAATCGCGGCTTCAGCCAGGGTGCGCTGGTGGCCATGGATGTCGATGGCAAGGTGCGCGCCATGGTCGGGGGCGTCGATTACCAGGCCAGCCAGTATAACCGCGCCGTGACCGCCAAGCGCCAGCCGGGCTCGACGTTCAAGCCGTTCGTCTACTTGGCCGCCATGGAAAAGGGCTATACGCCCGATACTTTGGCCGAGGACGCCCAGTTTGAATACAATGGTTGGAGCCCGCGCAACGCGACCGGCAATTATGCCGGCACGGTAACGCTGCGGCAGGGTCTGGCCTATTCGCTCAACACCATTGCCGGGCGGCTGGCCATCGACGTCACCCCCGAAAAGGTGGTGGAAGTGGCCATGCGCATGGGCATTTCGTCCAACCTTACCCCGGTGCCGTCCATCGCGCTGGGCACCCAGGAAGTGAACCTGCTCGAGCTCACCAGCGCCTATGCTCCCTTCGCCAATGGCGGCAATGGCGTCATTCCCAACGTCATCACCAATATTTCCGATGTCGAGGGCAAGGTGCTCTACGAGGCCTCCGATGCCGGCCCCGGCCGGGTCATCGATCCTACCGTGCTGGCCCAGATGAACGACATGCTGGAGACGGCGGTGGAAGTTGGCACGGGCCGTGGCGCCAGCGTCGGCGGCTGGGAATATGCGGGCAAGACCGGCACGTCCCAGGAATCTCGCGATGCGCTGTTCGTCGGCTATACCTCGGCCATGGTCACCGGCGTGTGGCTGGGCAATGACGACAATCGCGGTACGCGCCTCTCCGGCGGCAACGTGCCGGCATCGATCTGGTCGCAGTTCATGGCCAAGGCGCATGAAGGGCGCAGCCCGGCTCCGATCCCGGGCGGCTCCTATGCCGGCCAGATGATCGCCCAGCAGATGATCGACCCCAATACGGGACAGCCGCTGATCGATCCCAATACCGGCCAGCCCATGGTGCAATATGTCGATGGCGGCACGGGCCAGCCGGTCCAGACCATGACCGACCCGGCCACCGGACAGACCTATGCCATTGATCCCACCACAGGCCAGCCGATCGAGGGCCTGCAACCGGTGCAGGGACAATCGGCCAATCCGCCGATCCAGACCGGTGTGATGACCGATCCGGCCACAGGCATGCAATATGATGCCACGACCGGCCAGATGATCACTGACGGCACGCAGCAGGGCGGCTGGGAACAGTTCGACCAGGGCCAGAGCGTCACCTATGACGCCAATGGCCAGGCCATCGACCCGGTGACCGGTTATCCGCTGCAGGGCCAGAGCAACGGCTTTGACAACAGCGCCCCGATCGATCCCGATACCGGCCTGCCGATGATCCTGGTGGTGGACCCGGCCACCGGCGAGCAGGTCTGGGTCCCCAGCGCCCCGGCCGCGCAGAACCAGCAGGTCTATGTCCAGCCCCAGCAACAGGGCCAGTTCGCCCCGCCTGCCGATATGGGCCAGCAACCGGTCTACCAGCAGCAGAATTCTCAGCGGACGCTGATGGACCTGATCTTCGGGAACTGA